The bacterium genome includes a window with the following:
- a CDS encoding GxxExxY protein: MENSRNSRISGKYYNQVRAYIRAVDKEIGLLVNFADSRIDVRRVKQEKV; the protein is encoded by the coding sequence CACGAAACTCCAGGATAAGTGGGAAGTATTATAATCAGGTTAGAGCATACATTAGAGCAGTGGATAAAGAAATAGGGTTACTGGTAAATTTCGCAGACTCCAGGATTGATGTCCGAAGGGTGAAGCAAGAAAAAGTTTGA